A genome region from Caldalkalibacillus uzonensis includes the following:
- a CDS encoding chromate transporter: MVYWHLFLAFFIPGTVGYGGGPASIPLIQKEVVDRYGWLTMEEFGELLALGNTLPGPIATKMAGYIGYEVGGLFGAFVALFATVAPSLIAMIFLLGLLNKFKNSPKVKRMTALIRPTIAVLLGVLAYQFFVTSWEGVGMVQTVFLTGASFLLLEKWKIHPAYVILGALVYGALFLS, translated from the coding sequence TTGGTTTACTGGCATCTGTTCTTAGCTTTTTTTATACCTGGGACCGTGGGTTACGGCGGCGGACCGGCTTCCATACCGCTCATCCAGAAAGAAGTGGTGGATCGTTATGGCTGGTTAACCATGGAGGAATTTGGCGAACTCCTGGCGCTTGGCAATACGCTTCCAGGTCCCATTGCGACCAAAATGGCCGGTTACATTGGGTACGAAGTGGGAGGGCTATTTGGAGCTTTTGTGGCTTTATTTGCTACAGTAGCCCCGTCCTTGATTGCCATGATCTTTCTGCTTGGTTTGCTTAATAAGTTTAAGAACTCACCAAAAGTGAAGCGTATGACAGCATTGATACGGCCAACCATTGCTGTTTTACTGGGTGTGTTAGCTTATCAGTTCTTTGTCACCAGCTGGGAAGGGGTAGGGATGGTGCAAACGGTATTTCTGACAGGCGCCAGTTTTTTATTGTTGGAAAAGTGGAAGATCCACCCTGCTTATGTGATTCTTGGGGCGCTGGTTTATGGCGCATTGTTTCTTTCCTGA
- a CDS encoding chromate transporter has product MDLKTHRDLFVGFFRAGMLGYGGGPASIPLIHKEVVQIYKWMTDEEFNDILALGNTLPGPIVTKMAGYIGYRVAGVLGLINAIVATVLPTVILMIALIGFLASFRDSPVVQGMTKAIAPVVGVMLLALAYSFFKHSQQGLGWSVSIVLGVVSLIAYHFLHVHPALLIGGLIVYALFGKEYVSAEKTGSAGEKGDQGTVGRQGEDKQKDISV; this is encoded by the coding sequence GTGGACTTAAAAACGCATCGAGATCTTTTTGTTGGTTTTTTTCGAGCAGGTATGCTGGGCTACGGAGGAGGGCCTGCTTCAATCCCCCTTATCCACAAAGAGGTTGTGCAAATCTATAAGTGGATGACGGACGAGGAGTTTAACGATATTTTGGCCTTAGGCAACACCTTGCCGGGCCCCATCGTCACCAAAATGGCTGGATACATCGGTTACAGAGTGGCGGGTGTCTTGGGACTCATTAATGCCATCGTGGCCACTGTGCTACCCACCGTCATCTTAATGATCGCTTTGATCGGATTTCTGGCTTCGTTTCGCGATTCTCCTGTTGTGCAAGGGATGACCAAGGCCATAGCACCAGTTGTTGGGGTCATGTTGCTGGCTTTGGCCTATTCTTTCTTTAAGCACTCTCAGCAGGGGTTGGGCTGGTCTGTTTCCATCGTTCTTGGTGTAGTGAGCCTTATTGCCTATCATTTTTTGCATGTACATCCCGCTCTATTAATAGGCGGACTAATTGTATATGCCCTGTTTGGAAAAGAATACGTTTCTGCTGAGAAGACTGGCTCCGCGGGGGAAAAAGGGGACCAGGGGACTGTTGGGCGTCAAGGTGAAGACAAACAGAAAGACATTTCAGTTTAA
- a CDS encoding gamma-glutamyltransferase family protein, with protein MVHYDPLYHPYPSRRMTVYAKRGMVATSQPLAAQAGLEILQKGGNAIDAAIATAASLTVLEPTSNGIGGDAFALVWTQGKLHGLNASGPAPQAISIDKLKQAGHESIPTHGWIPVTVPGAPAAWAALSERFGRLPLTDVLEPAVRYAEEGYPLTPTLAYFWQRAFNQFSDKLKGVEFRPWFETFAPEGRAPQAGEVWHSPNHARTLQAIAETKAEAFYRGELAEKIEQFSKQHGGYLRQEDLAAYQPEWVDPIKVNYRGYDVWEIPPNGQGIVALMALNILKGFQFEAKDSVDTYHKQIEAMKLAFSDGLKYITQRDQMSVAVEALLDDAYAEQRCSLITETALQPEAGEPPRGGTVYLAAADGEGNMVSFIQSNYMGFGSGIVIPGTGIAMQNRGHNFSMDPEHDNALAPGKKTYHTIIPGFLTKGDQPVGPFGVMGGFMQPQGHVQVIMNTIDFQLNPQAALDAPRWQWIKDKVVEVDPLFPEHIAQALARKGHQIQRSLDHGGFGRGQIIWRDPDTGVLAGGTEPRTDGQIAAW; from the coding sequence ATGGTACATTACGATCCGTTATATCACCCGTATCCGTCCCGGCGGATGACAGTATACGCTAAGCGGGGGATGGTGGCTACCTCACAACCCCTTGCTGCACAGGCGGGATTGGAGATATTGCAAAAAGGGGGCAATGCGATCGATGCAGCCATTGCCACCGCGGCCAGCTTAACAGTACTGGAACCAACCTCAAACGGGATTGGCGGGGATGCCTTTGCCTTGGTGTGGACCCAGGGGAAGCTGCACGGTCTAAATGCCAGCGGTCCGGCACCGCAAGCGATTTCCATTGATAAACTAAAACAGGCAGGTCACGAGTCTATACCCACCCACGGCTGGATCCCGGTGACCGTACCTGGGGCACCTGCAGCCTGGGCAGCGCTGTCTGAGCGCTTTGGCCGGCTTCCGCTGACAGATGTTTTGGAACCGGCTGTCCGCTATGCAGAAGAGGGGTATCCGCTCACCCCCACGCTGGCTTATTTCTGGCAGCGAGCCTTTAACCAATTCAGCGACAAATTGAAGGGAGTAGAATTCCGTCCTTGGTTTGAGACGTTTGCCCCAGAGGGACGAGCACCACAAGCTGGGGAAGTGTGGCATTCTCCAAATCATGCCCGCACGCTCCAGGCCATTGCCGAAACCAAAGCGGAGGCCTTTTACCGGGGAGAGCTGGCCGAAAAAATAGAACAGTTCTCCAAACAACATGGCGGTTACCTGCGCCAAGAAGATTTAGCAGCCTACCAGCCGGAATGGGTGGATCCCATTAAAGTCAACTACCGGGGTTATGATGTGTGGGAGATTCCGCCCAATGGCCAAGGCATTGTTGCGCTGATGGCGCTCAACATTTTAAAAGGTTTTCAGTTTGAAGCCAAGGACAGTGTGGATACCTATCATAAGCAAATTGAAGCCATGAAGCTGGCCTTTAGTGACGGATTAAAATATATCACCCAGCGCGATCAGATGAGCGTAGCGGTTGAAGCCCTTCTGGATGATGCTTATGCGGAACAAAGATGCAGTCTGATCACGGAGACGGCCTTACAACCAGAGGCAGGAGAGCCACCCAGAGGAGGCACGGTTTATTTGGCAGCCGCTGATGGGGAAGGTAATATGGTTTCCTTTATCCAGAGCAACTACATGGGCTTTGGATCAGGTATCGTGATTCCGGGCACCGGTATAGCCATGCAGAACAGGGGTCATAACTTCTCCATGGATCCTGAGCATGATAACGCATTGGCACCAGGTAAAAAGACCTACCATACCATTATCCCTGGCTTCCTGACCAAAGGGGATCAGCCGGTTGGCCCGTTTGGGGTTATGGGCGGGTTTATGCAGCCCCAAGGCCATGTGCAAGTGATTATGAACACCATTGATTTTCAGCTCAATCCTCAGGCTGCCTTGGATGCGCCCAGATGGCAATGGATCAAAGACAAAGTGGTGGAAGTAGATCCGTTATTCCCGGAACACATCGCCCAGGCTCTGGCCCGAAAAGGCCATCAGATACAGCGGTCCTTGGACCATGGCGGCTTTGGCCGGGGACAAATTATTTGGCGCGACCCGGATACGGGTGTCCTGGCCGGTGGTACCGAACCGCGCACAGACGGCCAGATCGCAGCCTGGTAG
- a CDS encoding ABC transporter substrate-binding protein — MKKFWIVCLTLLLALVLTACGENASQNDSENGDSQARGGSAPTEISILLSKPEIAKPFEETVKRFEEEHNVKVTVIPLAGQTPFEKMSSLYSSGNPPTIMMVSQEFDTFKGHFLDLTDQPWVEHVLPGMTDFVTVDGKIYGMPVTVEAFGFIYNKAVVEEAIGGAFVPSTVKTHQDLESLFKQLAALEGVEAIHVSPMDWSLGAHLTNPFFAAQSENREERHQFMQDLKDGNVSLADNKVFNGWLKTFDLMKEYNSEKHSPLGTNYDDGPLALAGGKVGLWFMGNWAYPQLQELDPDGEYGFIPVPVSDNPDDYGNSHISVGVPSYWVVDDSRSTPEQQEAALQFLNWLVLDETGQEYAVNKLNLIPVFDNFQIKPEDSLSLSIMEHMESGNTLEWMNSYYPADAWPSMGASLQKYLADHIDKDTLIAELELYWNSVK, encoded by the coding sequence ATGAAAAAATTTTGGATTGTTTGCTTAACTCTGCTGCTTGCCTTGGTATTAACGGCTTGCGGGGAAAACGCATCTCAAAACGATTCAGAAAATGGTGACTCACAAGCCCGTGGCGGGTCTGCGCCCACTGAGATTTCTATTTTATTAAGCAAACCTGAAATTGCTAAACCTTTTGAGGAAACCGTGAAACGTTTTGAAGAGGAACACAACGTTAAAGTAACTGTAATACCTTTGGCCGGACAAACGCCATTTGAAAAAATGTCGTCCTTATATTCTTCCGGCAACCCGCCCACGATTATGATGGTTTCCCAGGAATTTGACACCTTTAAGGGCCACTTTTTAGATTTAACTGACCAACCCTGGGTGGAACATGTCCTACCTGGAATGACAGATTTTGTAACTGTTGACGGCAAAATCTACGGCATGCCAGTGACAGTGGAAGCTTTTGGCTTTATTTATAACAAAGCTGTCGTGGAAGAGGCCATCGGGGGAGCGTTCGTTCCTTCAACGGTTAAAACACACCAGGACCTGGAGAGCCTGTTTAAGCAGCTGGCTGCCTTGGAGGGTGTTGAAGCCATCCACGTTTCTCCCATGGACTGGTCATTGGGTGCACACTTGACCAATCCTTTCTTTGCCGCCCAATCTGAAAACCGTGAAGAACGTCACCAATTTATGCAAGACTTAAAAGACGGCAATGTCAGTCTGGCTGACAACAAGGTGTTTAACGGCTGGCTGAAAACCTTTGATCTCATGAAGGAATATAATTCTGAAAAACATTCTCCTTTGGGGACAAACTACGATGACGGCCCCCTTGCTTTGGCCGGCGGCAAAGTTGGCCTGTGGTTTATGGGTAACTGGGCTTATCCCCAATTGCAAGAATTAGACCCTGATGGGGAATACGGCTTTATCCCTGTACCGGTCAGTGACAATCCTGATGATTATGGTAACAGTCACATTTCCGTAGGGGTTCCTTCCTACTGGGTGGTGGATGATTCCAGATCCACACCTGAACAACAGGAGGCAGCACTTCAATTTTTGAACTGGCTCGTCTTGGATGAAACAGGTCAGGAGTATGCTGTAAACAAATTAAACTTGATCCCGGTCTTTGACAATTTCCAGATTAAACCTGAGGATTCTCTCTCCCTCTCCATTATGGAGCACATGGAATCTGGAAATACCCTGGAGTGGATGAACTCGTACTACCCTGCTGATGCTTGGCCCTCAATGGGTGCATCCCTGCAGAAATATTTAGCTGATCATATTGACAAAGATACATTAATTGCCGAACTTGAATTGTATTGGAATAGTGTCAAGTAA
- a CDS encoding LacI family DNA-binding transcriptional regulator, protein MPSIKDVAKKAGVSVTTVSRVLNNRGYISKETRRKVEQAMAEIDYHPNQIARALQKSQSYLLGVIVPDSNHPFFAELIKYIEIYAHEQNYKILICNSSDDPDKEAKYIAMLRENRVDGIIMCSHTLDIEEYKKVKLPIVSFDRIISEEIPYVGSDNFLGGELATEHLISRGCQRLLHISGPLELDMLPNRRADAFKLKCMQHNIPFKIVECEFNRLTFDYYRDLITHEVSKYLNDFDGIFCSNDLVAYALYVYAAQQGIKVPEQLKIVGYDFHSFTRMLQLPKLTTIKQPIDKIGKVLCSTLIKMVGGHEEDMISNTIVSVELIKGDTT, encoded by the coding sequence ATGCCCAGTATTAAAGATGTGGCTAAAAAAGCGGGCGTTTCTGTGACCACCGTTTCACGGGTGCTAAATAATAGGGGGTATATTAGCAAAGAAACACGCCGGAAAGTGGAGCAAGCGATGGCAGAAATCGATTATCATCCCAATCAAATCGCCCGTGCCTTGCAAAAAAGCCAATCATACTTGCTTGGGGTGATTGTTCCAGATTCCAACCATCCATTCTTTGCTGAACTGATTAAATATATTGAAATATATGCCCATGAACAAAACTATAAGATCTTAATTTGTAACTCCTCCGACGATCCAGACAAAGAGGCAAAGTATATCGCCATGTTGCGTGAAAACCGGGTAGACGGGATTATCATGTGCAGCCATACTCTAGACATTGAGGAATACAAAAAAGTGAAGTTACCCATTGTTTCATTTGACCGAATTATATCAGAGGAAATTCCTTATGTCGGTTCGGACAATTTTCTGGGTGGGGAATTGGCAACGGAACACCTCATAAGCAGGGGGTGCCAGCGGTTGTTGCATATTTCTGGCCCTCTGGAACTGGATATGTTGCCTAACAGGCGTGCCGATGCGTTTAAGTTGAAGTGTATGCAGCACAACATTCCCTTTAAAATTGTCGAGTGCGAATTTAACCGCCTCACTTTTGATTACTATCGGGATCTGATTACCCATGAGGTATCCAAGTATCTGAACGATTTCGATGGTATCTTCTGCAGCAATGATCTGGTGGCCTATGCCCTGTATGTATATGCCGCCCAGCAAGGAATTAAAGTGCCTGAACAACTGAAAATCGTCGGCTATGACTTTCACAGCTTTACCCGCATGCTCCAATTGCCTAAACTGACAACCATTAAACAGCCCATCGACAAAATTGGAAAAGTACTATGTTCAACGTTGATCAAAATGGTAGGCGGCCATGAAGAAGACATGATCAGTAATACCATTGTGAGTGTTGAACTTATTAAGGGGGATACCACTTAA
- a CDS encoding dicarboxylate/amino acid:cation symporter yields the protein MKKMNILTAILFAFVAAIICGALFGSAIEVVKPLGDLFLRLIQFIIVPLVLASLVVGVASTGDPKKLGRIGGKTIVYYLGTTLIAITIGLTIAIILSPGGGVDIPQQVEAPEPRETEGFIQTLLNIIPTNPLAALAEGAILQIIFFAICLGLGITLVGERANPVYHFFDGLAEIMYRLTGIVMVLAPIGVFGLVAPVVGQHGLSVLLPLLKVIVAVGLACLLHVLITYSILVKTLGKMSPLKFLKGIAPAGIVAFSTTSSAGTLPVTIKNARENLGVSHSTSSFVLPLGATINMDGTAIYQGVAVIFIAQFFGLELTFTQLLTIVLTATFASIGTAGVPGAGLIMLTMVLTSVNMPLEGIVLIAGIDRILDMFRTSVNVVGDASAAVVVDASEQRYAGQYADGQDQGMTG from the coding sequence ATGAAAAAAATGAATATCCTGACGGCTATTCTCTTCGCCTTTGTGGCTGCCATCATCTGTGGCGCACTTTTCGGATCTGCCATTGAGGTCGTCAAACCCCTGGGCGATCTGTTTCTGAGACTGATTCAGTTTATCATTGTTCCGCTAGTCTTGGCCAGTCTTGTTGTAGGTGTGGCCAGCACAGGTGATCCGAAAAAACTGGGCCGTATTGGTGGCAAAACCATTGTGTATTATCTGGGCACCACCCTGATTGCCATTACCATCGGTCTCACGATCGCCATAATTCTCTCACCGGGAGGCGGGGTAGATATCCCTCAGCAAGTAGAAGCACCCGAACCAAGAGAAACAGAAGGCTTTATCCAAACCCTGCTCAATATCATTCCTACTAATCCTTTAGCTGCTTTGGCTGAGGGGGCGATTCTGCAAATCATCTTCTTTGCCATCTGTCTAGGTTTGGGTATCACGCTGGTTGGAGAGCGGGCCAATCCGGTTTACCATTTCTTTGACGGTCTGGCTGAGATCATGTACCGCTTGACGGGCATCGTGATGGTTTTGGCTCCCATCGGTGTCTTTGGCTTGGTCGCTCCGGTCGTAGGACAACACGGTCTTTCTGTTTTGCTGCCCTTGTTGAAAGTCATTGTGGCCGTTGGACTGGCCTGCCTGCTGCATGTCCTGATCACCTACTCCATTCTGGTCAAAACACTGGGTAAAATGAGTCCGCTTAAGTTTTTAAAAGGAATTGCTCCGGCAGGAATTGTGGCCTTCAGTACAACCAGCAGTGCGGGTACATTGCCTGTCACGATTAAGAATGCCCGTGAAAATCTGGGTGTCTCCCACAGCACAAGCAGCTTTGTGTTGCCTCTAGGTGCCACGATTAACATGGATGGGACTGCTATATATCAAGGGGTGGCTGTCATTTTTATTGCTCAATTTTTCGGTTTGGAACTGACTTTCACACAGTTGCTTACCATCGTCCTGACGGCTACATTTGCCTCAATTGGAACGGCGGGAGTCCCCGGAGCAGGACTGATCATGCTGACCATGGTATTGACCTCGGTGAACATGCCCTTAGAGGGAATTGTCCTGATTGCCGGCATTGACCGCATCTTAGATATGTTCCGTACTTCTGTTAACGTTGTGGGTGATGCTTCTGCTGCTGTGGTGGTCGATGCTTCTGAACAACGTTACGCTGGTCAATACGCCGATGGACAGGACCAAGGGATGACAGGTTGA
- a CDS encoding ABC transporter substrate-binding protein, translated as MRGTFKLCFLLAVTLMLISACGQAAPTESPSEGEQEASESAGQSADKTTLVVGLDDDPPQLDPHFSTAAVDRQVYQNLYDKLVDIDEQLNFVPQLAEDWEISDDGTVYTFYLRQGVTFHDGTPFNAEAVKFNIERMMDPNNGSPRAAELQSIDTIEVIDEHTLEVHLKEPFSPFLAVLSDRAGMMVSPTAIEEKGEDFRNSPVGTGPFKFVERVRQDRLVLERNEDYWGEQPQLEKIIYRPYSDENVRLTNLLSGELDIINKVPPKDVERLRNESGIVLSESGALGFQGLYLNNKDFPFNVKELRNALDLVIDREAIVNVALRDAAIPSAGAIPPGSWAYDESIQVKERDVEAAKRLMAEAGYPDGFSFTLKINPRPVEEQIGQMIQSMAAEAGIDVELEIVEFGTLIDQLDNFEFEAARLGWSGRVDPDGNMHPLLHSNGSINYGYSNPEMDELLDRARAETDPEVRKELYRQAAELAQEESPYIFIYHELDFTAYKDNLKGFRHLPDTMMRFHDVYFE; from the coding sequence ATGAGAGGAACGTTTAAACTTTGTTTTCTGTTGGCTGTGACCTTAATGTTGATCAGTGCCTGCGGGCAAGCGGCACCAACAGAGAGCCCGTCTGAGGGAGAGCAGGAAGCAAGCGAGTCTGCTGGTCAATCAGCGGACAAAACAACACTGGTTGTAGGCCTGGACGATGATCCGCCGCAGCTCGATCCCCATTTCTCCACAGCAGCGGTTGATCGTCAAGTGTACCAAAACCTTTATGATAAGCTGGTTGATATTGATGAACAACTGAACTTCGTCCCCCAGTTAGCAGAGGATTGGGAGATTTCTGATGATGGCACCGTATATACCTTTTATCTCCGTCAAGGAGTGACCTTCCATGACGGCACACCGTTCAATGCCGAAGCGGTTAAGTTTAATATTGAGCGGATGATGGATCCAAACAATGGGTCACCCCGTGCCGCTGAATTACAATCTATCGATACCATTGAAGTGATAGATGAGCATACACTAGAAGTTCATTTGAAAGAGCCATTCAGTCCGTTTTTGGCTGTTTTGAGTGACCGGGCGGGTATGATGGTTTCCCCGACAGCGATTGAAGAAAAAGGAGAAGACTTCAGAAATTCACCAGTGGGAACCGGGCCCTTTAAGTTTGTGGAACGGGTCCGTCAAGATCGTCTGGTACTTGAACGGAATGAAGATTACTGGGGTGAACAGCCACAGCTGGAAAAAATCATTTACAGACCTTACAGCGATGAAAACGTACGTTTGACCAACCTGCTTTCCGGTGAGCTGGATATCATTAACAAAGTGCCTCCAAAAGACGTGGAAAGGTTAAGAAATGAAAGCGGCATTGTCTTATCTGAAAGCGGTGCGCTTGGATTTCAGGGATTGTACCTGAATAACAAAGATTTTCCATTTAATGTGAAGGAGCTGCGCAATGCTCTTGATCTGGTTATTGACCGGGAAGCAATTGTCAACGTTGCTTTGCGCGATGCTGCTATTCCCTCAGCAGGGGCAATTCCACCTGGTTCGTGGGCGTATGATGAAAGCATTCAGGTCAAAGAGCGTGATGTGGAAGCAGCCAAACGTTTGATGGCTGAAGCCGGTTATCCGGATGGGTTTTCATTTACCTTAAAAATTAATCCGCGTCCGGTGGAAGAGCAAATTGGCCAAATGATCCAATCCATGGCTGCTGAAGCGGGGATAGATGTTGAACTGGAAATTGTGGAATTTGGCACATTGATCGATCAATTGGATAATTTTGAGTTTGAGGCCGCACGTTTGGGGTGGAGCGGGCGTGTTGATCCTGACGGAAACATGCATCCCCTGTTACATTCCAATGGTTCTATTAACTATGGCTATTCCAACCCTGAAATGGACGAGCTGCTTGATCGGGCCCGGGCGGAAACAGATCCCGAGGTGCGAAAAGAGCTCTACCGTCAAGCTGCCGAACTGGCCCAGGAAGAATCACCTTACATTTTCATTTACCATGAACTAGATTTTACAGCTTATAAAGATAACTTGAAGGGTTTCAGACACCTGCCTGACACCATGATGCGCTTCCATGATGTTTATTTTGAATAA
- a CDS encoding metallophosphoesterase family protein: MKIAFLSDIHGNAVALEAVLEDLEQNNADQVVVLGDLCFRGPEPKRALKLVQQLDAKVIKGNVDEWTVRGVQQGEVPEAFVEVMNQEREWCLQELTDQDLDYLARLPEEVHLTLGEQLKIHGFHAVPDSLFDVVWPDSTPQKLEEALMKDKEAHIYVYGHIHLPFVRFLQGKCVINTGSVGLPFDGLPLASYVLVETDGPGYSVSIQRVPYDVERVVQLYQTKGYPNAELMIRIVQEGKSPFEINK, translated from the coding sequence ATGAAAATAGCTTTTCTGTCAGATATTCACGGCAATGCAGTTGCTTTGGAAGCCGTGCTGGAAGACTTAGAGCAGAATAATGCAGACCAAGTGGTGGTTTTAGGTGATCTGTGTTTCCGTGGCCCGGAACCAAAGCGTGCGTTGAAACTTGTGCAACAACTGGATGCCAAGGTGATTAAAGGTAATGTGGATGAATGGACCGTTCGCGGCGTACAGCAAGGGGAAGTGCCAGAGGCTTTTGTGGAGGTCATGAACCAGGAGCGGGAGTGGTGCCTACAGGAATTAACTGATCAAGATCTGGACTACCTGGCCCGATTGCCGGAGGAAGTGCACCTCACCTTGGGTGAACAGTTGAAGATTCATGGTTTTCATGCTGTGCCGGACAGCTTGTTCGATGTCGTCTGGCCAGATTCAACCCCACAAAAACTGGAAGAAGCGTTAATGAAGGACAAAGAAGCACACATTTACGTGTATGGCCATATTCATCTGCCCTTTGTTCGCTTTCTCCAGGGTAAATGTGTGATTAATACGGGTAGCGTGGGACTGCCCTTTGACGGACTGCCCCTAGCTTCTTATGTGCTTGTGGAAACGGATGGGCCGGGTTACAGCGTCTCCATTCAGCGGGTGCCTTATGATGTGGAACGTGTTGTTCAGCTGTATCAGACTAAGGGTTACCCTAATGCAGAGTTGATGATTCGTATTGTGCAGGAGGGAAAAAGTCCCTTTGAAATCAACAAATAA
- a CDS encoding carbohydrate ABC transporter permease produces MYGERTLLERVKVFSLFAFIPLFAFTAVVMIPFSLGVVMTFTDWAGVSTSITFKGLENYQIAFSDPNFVASLFITLRYVLYTLVLTNVIAFGLALLVTSGMKGQNFFRMGFFTPNLIGGIILGFIWQFIFSRVIVYLGEVLNLQMFSSSWLADPQKAFWTLVIVGVWQSSGYMMLIYIAGLTGIPKSLLEAAEIDGASKWQQLIRIKVPLMITAFTISVFLTLQRSFVVYEVNLSLTNGGPFRSTELLSMHVYNEAFLYQNFGPGQAKAFILFLIVATIAIIQVRAMKKLEVEA; encoded by the coding sequence ATGTACGGGGAACGTACACTATTGGAGAGAGTTAAGGTTTTTTCCTTGTTTGCCTTTATTCCGCTTTTTGCGTTTACAGCGGTCGTCATGATCCCCTTTTCGCTTGGAGTTGTGATGACTTTCACAGATTGGGCTGGCGTATCCACCTCAATCACATTTAAAGGATTAGAAAACTACCAAATTGCCTTTAGTGATCCCAATTTTGTTGCTTCCCTGTTTATAACGCTTAGATATGTGCTTTATACACTGGTGTTGACCAATGTGATTGCCTTTGGCCTGGCTTTGCTTGTCACCAGTGGGATGAAGGGGCAAAATTTTTTTCGCATGGGCTTTTTCACACCCAATCTGATCGGCGGCATTATTTTGGGCTTCATCTGGCAGTTTATTTTTTCCCGCGTTATCGTTTATCTAGGCGAAGTCTTAAACTTGCAAATGTTTTCTTCCTCGTGGCTGGCTGACCCGCAGAAAGCGTTTTGGACTCTGGTTATCGTTGGTGTTTGGCAATCATCCGGCTATATGATGCTGATTTATATCGCCGGTTTAACGGGAATCCCCAAATCCCTGCTGGAGGCGGCCGAGATTGATGGCGCTTCGAAATGGCAGCAGTTAATCCGGATTAAAGTGCCATTGATGATTACTGCCTTTACCATTAGTGTGTTTTTAACCTTGCAACGCAGCTTTGTGGTCTACGAAGTCAACTTATCGCTAACCAACGGCGGACCATTCCGTTCCACAGAGTTACTTTCTATGCACGTTTATAATGAAGCCTTTTTATATCAAAACTTTGGACCTGGTCAAGCCAAAGCCTTTATTCTCTTTTTGATTGTGGCAACCATTGCCATCATCCAGGTCAGGGCCATGAAAAAGTTGGAGGTGGAGGCCTGA
- a CDS encoding Lrp/AsnC family transcriptional regulator: MKIDSTDLKILNILSEHGRMSYVDLAKELGLSRVAVRERINQLMKAGVIEKFSVVINSEKVGKKVSAFFEVDCEPSALVSVAEKLVENPAVASCYQMTGPSTLHMHVLVEDFEKLEKFINEELYALKGITRVESHILLRRFKSRTGLKL; this comes from the coding sequence ATGAAGATAGACAGTACAGACTTAAAGATTCTGAACATTCTTAGCGAACATGGCCGTATGTCTTATGTAGACCTGGCCAAAGAACTGGGCTTATCTCGCGTTGCTGTCCGCGAACGGATTAACCAACTGATGAAAGCGGGCGTGATCGAGAAATTTAGCGTGGTGATCAACTCCGAAAAAGTAGGCAAAAAAGTATCCGCTTTCTTTGAGGTGGATTGTGAACCTTCTGCTCTTGTTTCAGTGGCCGAAAAACTGGTGGAAAACCCTGCTGTAGCCAGTTGCTATCAAATGACAGGCCCCAGTACGTTGCACATGCATGTTTTGGTGGAAGACTTTGAAAAGCTGGAAAAGTTTATTAACGAAGAACTGTATGCCTTAAAAGGCATTACCCGTGTGGAAAGCCACATTCTTTTACGCCGTTTCAAAAGCCGGACAGGCTTAAAATTGTAG